The following are encoded together in the Hydractinia symbiolongicarpus strain clone_291-10 chromosome 14, HSymV2.1, whole genome shotgun sequence genome:
- the LOC130625649 gene encoding uncharacterized protein LOC130625649, whose product MKNEKKKNEDKKEEETVPYKKPYRFCVFCKKMCSKLTDHIKNCHKELKVVKKTLMLKKRERVNAFQQMKRLGIKEFNEKEAVKKNPIYQGEKKRRKHQKLVRCSICSAFISKRFFSTHKHRCSKKFDSTAVPIPLLEDCLLTSTRLSDEFIIDVLGKVRDDELGGIVRKDEFILYLGYKHYNKNKHKKSKIATVRKTARSEMRLLAQMYKAAISFAGFMGTNGNVIDLFCRENFHHLCDAVEMITQRETGKMKAGLRHKAYYLIIKSCKRLRDRFFIEKKENLSNEIDSFLKSVKSSEDTFLTSAQYLLENEKLRKTRKPCQLPLEEDIKKLHAFTLNRIKHLTNEYTLMTPSTFIELRNVTMVRLTLLNARRGGEVGRLLLSEWDEAEKDGWIDQQRLQTLTLSDRMLVKSLKIAYLAGKGNKHIVSMIVPNDTVKALQHLSRVDFRKSAGVAKDNNFLFASTQLSDVQFSGWHALKGVCSKVTALKKPELINWTNNRHRVSTIYASLDIAETDR is encoded by the exons atgaaaaatgagaaaaagaaaaatgaagataaaaaagaagaagaaacg GTTCCATATAAGAAACCTTAccgtttttgtgttttttgtaagAAGATGTGCTCCAAACTTACTGATCACATTAAAAATTGCCATAAAGAACTAAAGGtagtaaaaaaaacactaatgCTGAAAAAAAGAGAGCGTGTGAATGCTTTTCAGCAGATGAAAAGATTGGGGATCaaagaatttaatgaaaaagaagctgttaaaaaaaatccgATATATCAGGgtgagaaaaaaagaagaaagcatCAAAAATTGGTTAGATGTAGTATTTGTTCTGCTTTTatatcaaaacgatttttctcgACCCACAAACACCGTTGCTCTAAGAAGTTCGACTCTACTGCTGTGCCGATACCGTTGCTTGAAGACTGCCTATTAACATCAACAAGGTTAAGCGATGAATTTATAATTGACGTTTTGGGCAAGGTCAGGGATGACGAATTGGGAGGGATTGTACGAAAGGACGAATTCATCCTGTACTTAGGATACAAACATTATAACAAGAACAAACACAAGAAAAGCAAAATTGCGACTGTAAGAAAAACTGCTAGAAGTGAAATGAGGCTTTTAGCCCAAATGTATAAGGCTGCAATATCGTTTGCAGGCTTTATGGGCACTAATGGTAACGTTATCGATTTATTTTGCCGCGAGAACTTTCACCATTTGTGTGATGCGGTGGAGATGATAACTCAACGTGAGACTGGAAAGATGAAGGCTGGTCTTAGGCATAAAGCCTATTATCTTATAATTAAATCTTGTAAAAGGCTACGTGACCGCTTTTTTATTGAGAAGAAAGAGAATCTATCAAATGAGAttgattcatttttaaaatcagttaAGTCGAGCGAGGATACATTTCTCACTAGTGCGCAATATTTATTGGAGAACGAAAAGCTGAGGAAGACAAGAAAACCATGCCAGTTACCACTAGAAGAAGATATAAAGAAACTCCATGCTTTCACGTTAAACCGCATCAAACATTTAACAAATGAGTACACTCTGATGACACCATCAACCTTTATAGAACTTCGTAATGTCACCATGGTACGTCTGACTCTTCTAAATGCAAGACGGGGAGGAGAGGTAGGTCGTCTTTTACTCAGTGAGTGGGATGAAGCAGAAAAGGATGGATGGATTGATCAACAAAGGCTACAAACGTTAACTCTATCGGACCGAATGCTTGTCAAATCATTAAAAATTGCCTATTTAGCTGGAAAAGGAAATAAACACATTGTGTCAATGATAGTTCCAAATGACACAGTTAAAGCCTTGCAGCATCTCTCCAGAGTCGATTTTAGAAAAAGTGCTGGAGTTGCTAaggataataattttttatttgcaagTACACAGCTCTCAGACGTACAATTTTCTGGGTGGCATGCTCTCAAAGGTGTATGTTCTAAAGTAACAGCATTGAAAAAACCAGAGCTTATAAATTGGACCAACAATCGCCATAGAGTCAGCACCATTTACGCTAGTTTGGATATTGCAGAGACTGATAGATAG
- the LOC130625652 gene encoding uncharacterized protein LOC130625652 isoform X1: MGHSAQMNNEVYQSPLALLSVTNVGKNLIDIETGDHRKRDRTKRESKISPFPTRALKRLKRIVDSSSDEYEYDDEHIDDTNSEDDDTLKTTVNKKGSMKIKYNLRASVTGDNTSIDDKDRAEEYRSDDCGSSSATKRKETKSAKWDQFNETFMKTFGGFIKRTERKAMPSREDMERFNLKYKTGFHWTAVRTKINNERKMFDLTKKRRLCDLGIPLCTK; this comes from the exons ATGGGCCACTCCGCCCAGATGAACAATGAAGTGTACCAATCACCATTGGCATTGCTTAGTGTTACAAATGTTGGAAAAAACTTAATAGATATTGAGACAG GAGACCATAGAAAACGTGACAGAACAAAAAGAGAATCCAAAATTTCTCCAT TTCCAACAAGAGCTTTAAAGCGTTTGAAACGGATTGTGGATTCGAGTTCTGATGAGTACGAGTATGATGATGAACATATTGATGATACCAATAGTGAAGACGATGACACATTGAAGACGACTGTAAATAAAAAAG GAAGTATGAAAATAAAGTATAATTTGCGAG CAAGCGTTACCGGGGATAATACCAGCATTGACGACAAAGACAGAGCTGAGGAATATAGAAGTGACGATTGTGGCTCCTCTAGTGCAACAAAAA GGAAAGAAACAAAAAGTGCCAAATGGGACCAGTTCAACGAGACTTTTATGAAGACTTTTGGTgggtttataaaaagaactgaGAGAAAAGCTATGCCTA GTAGAGAAGACATGGAACGTTTCAACTTGAAATACAAAACAGGTTTTCATTGGACCGCAGTTCGGACGAAAATTAATAATGAGCGCAAAATGTTCGATCTGACCAAGAAAAGACGGCTGTGTGATTTAGGAATACCCttatgtacaaaataa
- the LOC130625652 gene encoding uncharacterized protein LOC130625652 isoform X2 has translation MGHSAQMNNEVYQSPLALLSVTNVGKNLIDIETGDHRKRDRTKRESKISPFPTRALKRLKRIVDSSSDEYEYDDEHIDDTNSEDDDTLKTTVNKKASVTGDNTSIDDKDRAEEYRSDDCGSSSATKRKETKSAKWDQFNETFMKTFGGFIKRTERKAMPSREDMERFNLKYKTGFHWTAVRTKINNERKMFDLTKKRRLCDLGIPLCTK, from the exons ATGGGCCACTCCGCCCAGATGAACAATGAAGTGTACCAATCACCATTGGCATTGCTTAGTGTTACAAATGTTGGAAAAAACTTAATAGATATTGAGACAG GAGACCATAGAAAACGTGACAGAACAAAAAGAGAATCCAAAATTTCTCCAT TTCCAACAAGAGCTTTAAAGCGTTTGAAACGGATTGTGGATTCGAGTTCTGATGAGTACGAGTATGATGATGAACATATTGATGATACCAATAGTGAAGACGATGACACATTGAAGACGACTGTAAATAAAAAAG CAAGCGTTACCGGGGATAATACCAGCATTGACGACAAAGACAGAGCTGAGGAATATAGAAGTGACGATTGTGGCTCCTCTAGTGCAACAAAAA GGAAAGAAACAAAAAGTGCCAAATGGGACCAGTTCAACGAGACTTTTATGAAGACTTTTGGTgggtttataaaaagaactgaGAGAAAAGCTATGCCTA GTAGAGAAGACATGGAACGTTTCAACTTGAAATACAAAACAGGTTTTCATTGGACCGCAGTTCGGACGAAAATTAATAATGAGCGCAAAATGTTCGATCTGACCAAGAAAAGACGGCTGTGTGATTTAGGAATACCCttatgtacaaaataa